Below is a genomic region from Fischerella sp. PCC 9605.
AAAGCCGCAAATTAGATGAAGCTGCTACCCTCAATGCTCTGAAAACCATAGAGCGCAATGCTCATGTGCAAGTACAAATTATAGAAGATTTGCTAGATATCTCACGCATCATTCAAGGCAAACTCAGCTTGGATGTCTCCCCAGTCAACCTAGCCTCAACTATTGAGGCAGCGATTGAAACTGTACGTCTAGCAGCGGAAGTGAAGTCAATAGAAATTAATTTTCAGAAAAATAGCAGCGAAACTCTTTTTGTATTGGGCGATAGCAGTCGTTTACAACAAGTTATCTGGAATTTGCTCTCTAATGCAGTTAAGTTTACACCAAATCAGGGTCGGGTAGAAATCTTAATAGAGTGCTCAAACGCAGATGCCCATATCAAAATTAGCGATACAGGTAAAGGCATTAATCCAGACTTTTTACCTTATGTTTTTGATTATTTTCGGCAAGAAAACAGCGCTACAAATCGTCAATTTGGCGGTTTAGGGCTGGGGCTAGCAATTGTCCGTCGCTTAGTAGAACTACACGGTGGCACAGTCAAAGCCGAGAGTTCAGGAGAAGGGCTAGGAGCTACCTTTACTATCACATTGCCTCTAATGACAACTGTACAAAAAACTAGGCAAGAAAATGACAACTCAGACACATCTCCTATTCTTAAGGGAATACGAGTACTTGCCGTTGATGACGATCCAGATAATCTAGAACTGATAGTTTTTCTACTCGAACAATACGGTATAGAAGTGCGTAGCGTGACTTCAGCAGTCGAAGCACTTTCCGTACTAATAGAATGGCAGCCAAATTTATTACTTAGTGATATTGGTATGCCAGACGTAGATGGCTATACCTTAATTCGCCAAATCCGGGCGCTACCACCAGAACAAGGGGGAACAATACCAGCGATCGCACTGACTGCCTATACAGGAGAAATTAACCATCAACAGGCACTATCGGCTGGTTTCCAACAACACGTCTCCAAGCCAGTCAACCCGGAAGAATTGGCTTTAGCTATTACCAAGGCCGTTGGAGGCAGTAAAGAAGGCAATGGGTAATAGGAAAGAAAAATGCCAATTACCAATCACCAATTACCAATCACCAGTAGATCCTTGTGTAAAAGGTAGTTATCATCCCTGATATCTGAGGAAGAAGGAGAACCTGGAGTGGGAGGAGAAGAGGTGTCAAGGTCTTTAATATCTTGGCTTGAAACCCAACCGATAGATCCTGATTTGTTAAACCGTACTCGATACCATGTGTATCTATCAGCACCATAAACCCGATCAATAATTTGGGCTTGCTCTCCAGATGAAGTTGTACCTATTTGTCGTGAGTTTGGTTCAGGAGACGCGTAATAAGGGATCTTAGTATTGGAACTACTAACCTTTGAATTACCATGATCACCTAGAGCGGTTTGAGAAGAAACTGTAGAATTTTTCGGTGAGGTTTCATTCTCCTGAGGAGAAGTTTGCGGAATAATTGGGGTGTTATTTGTTGCTGGAATGGGCTGTATAGGAAGTTCAGCTTGATTATTGTTGTTATGATTACAACCTAGAATTAATCCACAACTGAGGCTAATTAACAATGCATTGATCGAAGTTTTTGTTATCCATCTCATGGTTGATGCACTCTCTAAAGCATTGACTCCAATGAAAACTGGAATTGTGCAATGTTCACCCACATATCAAAGAATACAAAATCTTGAACCTATATATTTCTCCGTCATGGTAAATTTCAATAACAAAGTAGTTTGGATCACAGGAGCATCCTCTGGTATTGGTGAAGCACTGGCATATGCTTTTGCCAAACAAGGCAGTAAACTTGTGCTTTCTGCCAGACGTGAGGAGGAACTGCAAAGAGTCAAAAAAGCGACAAAATTACCTGTTCAACAGGTGTTCATATTACCAATGGATATGACAAAGTCCGAAGAATTTCCAGAAAAAGTAGCAACTGCGATCAATTATTTCGGACAGATTGATATTGTTGTTCACAATGCCGGAATTAGTCAGCGATCGCTAGTGAAAGATACGCCACTACTGGTTGACAGAATGTTGATGGAAGTGAATTTTTTTGGTGTGGTAGCGCTGACAAAAGCGATACTACCTCACACGATCGCTCGAAAAGCAGGGCATTTTGTTGTCATCAGCAGCATTGCAGGCAAGTTAGGCACTCCGATGCGAAGTACCTATGCTGCTTCTAAACACGCTTTGCACGGTTTTTTCGATTCGCTGCG
It encodes:
- a CDS encoding SH3 domain-containing protein; translation: MRWITKTSINALLISLSCGLILGCNHNNNNQAELPIQPIPATNNTPIIPQTSPQENETSPKNSTVSSQTALGDHGNSKVSSSNTKIPYYASPEPNSRQIGTTSSGEQAQIIDRVYGADRYTWYRVRFNKSGSIGWVSSQDIKDLDTSSPPTPGSPSSSDIRDDNYLLHKDLLVIGNW
- a CDS encoding SDR family oxidoreductase — its product is MKTGIVQCSPTYQRIQNLEPIYFSVMVNFNNKVVWITGASSGIGEALAYAFAKQGSKLVLSARREEELQRVKKATKLPVQQVFILPMDMTKSEEFPEKVATAINYFGQIDIVVHNAGISQRSLVKDTPLLVDRMLMEVNFFGVVALTKAILPHTIARKAGHFVVISSIAGKLGTPMRSTYAASKHALHGFFDSLRAEFWQENIKVTIICPGYIKTAISINALNETGNKYNKMDENQEKGLSVEVCATEILNAVKKEKLEVYIGRFEVLGVYLKRFFPGILSRVLRNLHIKTKEV